The DNA sequence AATGATTGTCCTCTGCCTGTTTTGGgggacaaggaaaaagagaagaagaaacgtGCCATCTCCTCTGTCGCTGATTGATGtatccatctttgccatctgatttttttttagttcAAATGGGGGGGTAAAAACAAATTTTCTAACGTGTACATCAGGTTACCCAAGTCGTTAATTACGTCCTTGACCTTGCAGAGCGGCGCGgattccttctccagcaggaGGCCTATCCCGATGGCGAGCCCACTGGCACCAACGGCACCTCCAAAATGACCTATCGAGACCATGTCATCAAAGAACTGGTGGATACCGAGCGCAAATATGTCCAGGACCTGGAAAACCTGCACGATTTGAAGAAGGCATTGGAGCAGAAAGGAGTAATTACCGGCGACATCGTTCACCAAATCTTCCTCAACATCAGCCTTATCCTCGACTTCCAACGCCGCTTTCTCATTCGCATCGAGACCACCAACTCTTTGCCCGCTGACTCCCAGCGATGGGGCCAGCCGTTTGTCACCCACGAGGAGTTCTTCAACATCTACCAGCCCTTCATCGCCAACCAGCGCAAGGCGGCGCAAATTGCCAATACAAATTTCGAACTCATCCGCCAGTCAGACCACCCCGTCGCAGCCGACTTTAACACTCTGGACGGTTTCCTCCTGAAGCCTATGCAGCGTCTAGTCAAGTATCCGCTGCTACTCAAGGTATGTCTTGACGAATACTCATTTTCTGCCCCAATGTTCAACTTCTCCTTCAATTATTGACTGGCTATTCAGGATCTGGCAAAGAAAACGGAAGACCCAGAGACAAAGGACGATCTGCTACAAGGATGTGAGGCTGCTGAGCGCGTTCTCCAGAAAGCAAACGAAGCCGTTAATCGCGACCTTCTcgacgaggcgctggaggagctcATGACCAGAGTTGATGACTGGAAATCACACAAGATTGAGTCATTTGGAAAGCTGTTGTTGCATGGCGTCTATGGTGTCATCACTGGCAAGAGTGAACAAGAGAAGGACGTACGTATATACTTGTTTCCCCTCCTTCGCGACGGCTAACAGAAGGCTAACTATCCCTACAGTATGAAATCTACCTCTTCGAATGCATTTTGCTATGCTGCAAGGAAATTTCCCcaaacaagagcaaggacaagaaagagagggcTCGGCTGCAATCACTCCCAAAGCAGAAGAACAGGACCGCCAAACTGCAACTCAAGGGCCGAATTTTCATGACCAACGTGACCGATGTCGTGTCTCTTTCCAAGCCAGGCTCTCACAGCGTCCAAATCTGGTGGAAAGGCGATCCTGGTGTCGAAAACTTCACCATCAAGTTCCTCacggaggagatgatgaagaaatggGCAAACGGCCTGGAGACGCAACGTAAGGACAATGCGCCTCGCACCGCCACGAGCCCAGACGACAATCCCACCGACTTTGCTTGGACGCGCGACCAGGCCGGCGGCCTTGAAAACCCCTACCTACaacaagacgacgacgatgaagacgacattGGCCCCGCTACTGCTCCTGCTCAGTTCCCAGTGCCAACAAGCTCATTCGGAGGTTCCATGGCCATCCCTAGGACCGCGTCGAGCTCCAACCTGAGAGACTTGAGGAAGGGCTCGGTAACCGTGGAGTCGTCGCAGTCTCTGGCCGGCATCGCGCGAGCTCCTCCGCCACGATTCCCGCTGCCAATGCCGCCAGCGCCCTTGTCCCTCCAGACCCAAAACAGCATGACCGTTCCATCGCCCGGCGCCCGCGGAGGAGATAGCTACTTTTCGCCCATTGGCGAATCACCTGCGTCTTCTCGAACCAGCGCAACCAGTGGAGTATTTTCGCCAAACATCAACCCATTCTCCAAAGCCGGGACTCCCCAAGCAGGATGGGATGAAAACAACCGCTATACGGCGCCAGCAATGCCCCGTGCCCCGTCTCGAGACGGTACGCCGCCCAGTGCCTACATGAATGGCAGACATAGCGCAAACCCGGCGGCGTCAAGGAGCCGCTCGTACAGCACTCCCGACGCCGCGGCTCAGGGCCAGCGACGCCAACCCAGCCAGAGCAACATCCCCGCCGTCCCCGGCATTCccctgcatctccatcccgCTCACGACAGCACCATCCCGAGATCGCAAACAGGCTCCCCCCGGAACGAGGCAGCGGTG is a window from the Trichoderma atroviride chromosome 5, complete sequence genome containing:
- a CDS encoding uncharacterized protein (BUSCO:EOG092D28W9), producing MAHAPLLRTNTAPVFQSHPNGAGGLPHQSMSSSAPRTSQLSGSTAYAGSSTSLTSLNSDMTVVANGPVVATSNIINQKADASRSLYQICISLKQRLAQVPGFEQFLQHLDPTDPVDPLWNLLRSGYPLLVVYNTLRPAEPLSVDDANASDSKKSKIAIFKFVQACMKDLQVPPADCFVITDLMGTDTSGFVKVTQVVNYVLDLAERRGFLLQQEAYPDGEPTGTNGTSKMTYRDHVIKELVDTERKYVQDLENLHDLKKALEQKGVITGDIVHQIFLNISLILDFQRRFLIRIETTNSLPADSQRWGQPFVTHEEFFNIYQPFIANQRKAAQIANTNFELIRQSDHPVAADFNTLDGFLLKPMQRLVKYPLLLKDLAKKTEDPETKDDLLQGCEAAERVLQKANEAVNRDLLDEALEELMTRVDDWKSHKIESFGKLLLHGVYGVITGKSEQEKDYEIYLFECILLCCKEISPNKSKDKKERARLQSLPKQKNRTAKLQLKGRIFMTNVTDVVSLSKPGSHSVQIWWKGDPGVENFTIKFLTEEMMKKWANGLETQRKDNAPRTATSPDDNPTDFAWTRDQAGGLENPYLQQDDDDEDDIGPATAPAQFPVPTSSFGGSMAIPRTASSSNLRDLRKGSVTVESSQSLAGIARAPPPRFPLPMPPAPLSLQTQNSMTVPSPGARGGDSYFSPIGESPASSRTSATSGVFSPNINPFSKAGTPQAGWDENNRYTAPAMPRAPSRDGTPPSAYMNGRHSANPAASRSRSYSTPDAAAQGQRRQPSQSNIPAVPGIPLHLHPAHDSTIPRSQTGSPRNEAAVPASRTSTQSPGSQPQRAHKHKHSHSGSVGGAMAQFPTQPIYPRQTTPGPPMSSNGLRVDPAAANSRTVSPSLGTATMSQGMLAHHGMIPSGMMPPGLVPQIPQNNPAASPEVALPTQLKVRVTCDTGNYVTLVVAFNITYQSLVDRIDAKLARFTTSSIAQGLLKLRYQDEDEDFVTIESDDDIQIAFMEFRDGMKSAYSGGVGEIELFCVGDMAA